The Candidatus Bathyarchaeia archaeon genome contains a region encoding:
- a CDS encoding ABC transporter permease, with protein MSFIYSIYDITRRQTLFFFKVLWRRKKAFVGFMILLIVYIIPAILAVTGLIPKLPPAKSGWENMYAPPSLNDFPWYIFGTEFTGRPLLLCLIWGIPSALAIALLSGLFTIGIGLVIGLSAGYIGGLWDSIASILMDVALCIPSVFLALIFAAVLPTDLKRNPFIIAAILSITAWAWLARSARSQVLSLKKREVILVARAMGFGTWKIIFDDIMRYLMPFIFMSLIMSTVSAISGYFGIAFLGLFPVDVTNWSVQLNQALSYLGALGLIRGGKAQLGFWLPTIMMILIQVALVNISEIVEELFNPVLRVRLIGEIEGRG; from the coding sequence ATGTCATTTATATATAGTATATATGATATAACTCGACGGCAGACTTTATTCTTCTTCAAAGTCCTCTGGAGAAGAAAGAAAGCATTCGTGGGCTTCATGATACTGCTAATAGTATATATTATACCAGCAATACTTGCCGTAACTGGGCTAATACCTAAATTGCCCCCTGCTAAATCCGGGTGGGAAAACATGTATGCGCCCCCCTCACTTAATGATTTCCCGTGGTATATTTTTGGCACAGAATTTACTGGGAGGCCACTTTTACTATGCTTAATATGGGGGATACCTTCAGCGCTTGCGATTGCTCTCCTTTCTGGACTATTTACTATAGGGATAGGTTTAGTTATAGGTCTCTCAGCCGGATATATAGGTGGCTTATGGGACTCTATAGCAAGCATCTTGATGGATGTGGCTCTATGTATTCCATCAGTTTTTCTCGCATTAATATTCGCTGCAGTATTACCTACGGATCTAAAAAGGAATCCCTTTATAATAGCGGCAATACTTAGTATAACAGCATGGGCTTGGCTAGCTCGCTCAGCAAGATCTCAAGTTCTTTCCCTTAAGAAAAGGGAAGTAATCTTAGTTGCCAGAGCCATGGGCTTTGGAACATGGAAAATAATATTTGACGATATAATGAGATATCTTATGCCATTTATTTTCATGAGCCTGATAATGTCCACGGTTTCAGCGATTTCAGGATATTTCGGCATAGCTTTTCTAGGACTCTTTCCAGTAGATGTTACAAATTGGAGTGTACAATTGAACCAAGCTCTATCATATCTTGGTGCATTAGGACTTATAAGAGGTGGTAAAGCGCAATTAGGATTTTGGTTGCCGACAATAATGATGATACTGATCCAAGTTGCATTAGTGAATATTTCAGAAATTGTTGAGGAATTGTTTAATCCAGTACTAAGGGTGAGACTTATAGGGGAGATTGAAGGGAGGGGGTGA
- a CDS encoding ABC transporter permease, with the protein MRWYVKRAIYSLAAWFLAVAFTFALIRLSPGDPAMILFASFRAQGYSIEDAKRMVQMYIGILPEEPVWYSILKLYANMFRGDLGISINWRIPVTNLIGRMLPWSIFYAAWSLAWTVLIGVFLGLLMAYYRHISILNSALRAIFSVLRSIPAWLLAVILHVYLAIGYRIFPPSGAYPGWVQPGLSLPFIGGVLWHYTLPVIVFVLTSFPGWTLSMMAMAVSVLHEDYVVYARARGIPSRRILTSYVAKNSILPIYTQIAPTLATLLVGTVWIESRFVLPGIGSLLTTAINVRDYSLMMGCYIIVITAIVFGNLFTDLTYGFIDPRARVSEET; encoded by the coding sequence TTGAGGTGGTATGTTAAGAGGGCTATCTATTCTTTAGCTGCATGGTTTCTCGCAGTCGCTTTCACATTTGCATTAATAAGATTGTCGCCAGGAGATCCTGCAATGATACTTTTTGCCTCTTTTAGAGCGCAAGGCTACTCCATTGAGGATGCTAAAAGGATGGTGCAAATGTATATAGGTATCTTACCAGAGGAGCCCGTCTGGTATTCCATCCTAAAATTATATGCCAACATGTTTAGAGGAGACCTAGGGATATCAATAAACTGGAGGATTCCAGTCACCAATTTAATAGGTAGGATGCTTCCATGGTCCATATTTTACGCTGCATGGTCACTTGCATGGACTGTTCTTATAGGGGTCTTTCTTGGACTCTTAATGGCATATTATAGGCATATTTCGATATTGAATTCCGCATTACGCGCAATTTTCTCTGTTCTGAGATCAATTCCAGCATGGTTATTGGCCGTAATATTGCATGTATATCTGGCTATAGGCTATAGAATATTTCCACCTTCAGGCGCATATCCGGGTTGGGTACAACCGGGTCTATCTCTACCCTTTATTGGCGGCGTCCTCTGGCACTACACGCTACCAGTAATAGTATTTGTCCTCACATCTTTTCCCGGCTGGACTTTAAGCATGATGGCTATGGCTGTATCAGTGTTACATGAAGACTACGTGGTTTACGCTAGGGCGAGAGGCATACCAAGTAGGAGAATTTTAACCTCATATGTAGCTAAAAACTCTATACTCCCAATATATACTCAGATAGCCCCGACGCTTGCAACGTTGCTTGTAGGCACAGTATGGATTGAAAGCCGCTTTGTACTTCCAGGTATCGGTTCTTTGTTAACTACAGCGATAAACGTGAGAGATTATTCGCTGATGATGGGCTGCTATATTATAGTTATTACCGCAATAGTATTCGGCAACTTATTCACAGACCTAACATATGGATTCATAGATCCACGTGCAAGGGTGAGTGAAGAGACATGA
- a CDS encoding proteasome subunit beta, translating into MHSNNWLDGWKLKGTTTVAFKCVDGIVMATDTRATVLPGFVAHKRVKKVYQITRNVGMTIAGVPAEAINLLDILRANAILYQIQRKRLVPVKVVASLASVVLFSQRLYPYEVQVIIGGYDDEGYHLYSLDPFGSAIEDNVIATGSGSPVAYGVLESGYHDGLNLDQGLILAVKAINAAIKRNVYTGDDFDLVTITMEKGYVELREEEKRKIFNKALA; encoded by the coding sequence ATGCATAGTAATAATTGGCTAGATGGATGGAAGCTTAAGGGCACTACTACTGTTGCATTTAAATGTGTTGACGGTATTGTTATGGCCACTGATACCAGGGCGACTGTTTTACCCGGTTTTGTTGCCCATAAAAGGGTTAAGAAGGTTTATCAGATAACACGTAATGTGGGTATGACGATCGCTGGAGTGCCTGCTGAAGCTATAAATCTACTGGATATTTTAAGGGCTAATGCTATATTATATCAAATTCAACGCAAAAGACTTGTCCCAGTTAAAGTTGTAGCTAGCTTAGCCTCAGTAGTATTGTTCTCACAAAGGCTTTATCCTTATGAGGTCCAAGTCATCATCGGCGGATATGATGATGAAGGATATCATTTATACTCTCTTGATCCCTTTGGAAGCGCTATAGAAGATAATGTGATTGCAACCGGATCCGGTTCACCGGTAGCATATGGTGTTTTAGAGAGCGGATACCATGATGGATTAAACCTCGATCAGGGATTAATTCTGGCGGTGAAAGCTATTAATGCAGCCATTAAAAGAAACGTTTACACTGGCGACGACTTTGACTTGGTCACAATAACAATGGAAAAAGGATACGTTGAGCTCAGAGAAGAGGAGAAGAGGAAAATTTTTAATAAAGCTTTAGCGTGA
- a CDS encoding HAD family hydrolase: MGVKAVLFDLGGTLIDTASPPEIIRRILEKYGIKRAIDSIALAHEIAEESMAHEDYMLTYYEFWIKWNRKILETIEINENIDFLARILVDEWWDNADIKTYPDAKDTLVRLKNIGVKIGIVTNAFNKDIEEILARVKLPIIFDVLVGIDSVGKPKPHPEIFLYAVKALGVQSNEVLFVGDNLEKDYFGALNAGLKAVLLDRKNAFNNRQDLVRMEDLRSLLNIIKEK, encoded by the coding sequence GTGGGGGTTAAAGCTGTTCTCTTTGATTTAGGCGGCACGCTAATTGATACTGCTTCCCCACCAGAGATCATAAGGAGAATACTTGAAAAATATGGTATAAAGAGGGCTATTGATAGTATAGCCTTGGCACATGAAATTGCGGAAGAGAGCATGGCTCATGAGGACTACATGTTAACATATTATGAGTTTTGGATTAAGTGGAATAGAAAGATTCTGGAAACCATTGAAATCAATGAAAATATCGATTTTCTTGCACGTATTCTTGTTGATGAGTGGTGGGATAATGCTGATATTAAAACCTATCCGGATGCTAAGGATACCTTGGTAAGGCTAAAGAACATCGGAGTGAAGATTGGAATAGTGACAAACGCGTTCAATAAAGATATCGAGGAGATTCTTGCCAGAGTGAAGTTGCCGATCATTTTTGATGTACTTGTAGGAATAGATTCCGTTGGGAAGCCTAAGCCTCACCCTGAAATATTCCTTTACGCTGTAAAAGCTCTTGGCGTTCAATCTAACGAGGTCTTATTTGTCGGCGATAACCTAGAGAAAGATTATTTTGGAGCCTTAAATGCTGGTTTAAAAGCAGTGTTATTAGATCGGAAAAACGCATTTAACAATAGGCAAGATTTAGTTAGAATGGAGGATCTTAGAAGCCTATTAAATATTATAAAGGAAAAATAA
- a CDS encoding 16S rRNA methyltransferase: MINELLTLVLAESALETIPREIWDHPLIKRFSKRKRKHPRLIVLDRSYHHCAMKNLENSMKRGRPDIVHFSLLGALGSPLNREGLLRVYVHTYGNHVISVSPKTRLPKNFNRFIGLIEDLFEHGKVPPTGESLLTLEKKTLPELINELKPTYIIVFDKPGKTKTFEEIALTLAKHEKPLVIVGGFPHGEFNRTTLDLANEIICVDPEILETWIIVSRIIYEFERAISLPKKRLEKWFRGK; encoded by the coding sequence ATGATCAATGAATTGTTAACCCTAGTATTGGCTGAATCAGCTCTCGAGACCATACCACGGGAAATATGGGATCACCCCCTGATTAAACGTTTCTCTAAGCGCAAGAGGAAACATCCGAGATTAATAGTTCTTGACAGATCATATCATCATTGCGCCATGAAAAACCTTGAAAACAGTATGAAACGCGGCAGACCAGACATAGTGCACTTCAGTCTCCTAGGGGCTTTAGGATCACCATTAAATAGGGAGGGGCTCTTGAGGGTTTACGTTCACACATATGGTAACCATGTCATCTCGGTTTCCCCGAAAACAAGGCTACCTAAAAACTTTAATAGATTCATCGGGCTGATTGAAGATTTATTTGAGCATGGAAAGGTTCCCCCTACTGGTGAATCACTATTAACACTTGAGAAGAAAACATTGCCAGAACTTATAAACGAACTGAAGCCAACCTACATTATTGTCTTTGATAAGCCCGGCAAAACCAAAACGTTCGAGGAAATCGCATTAACCCTAGCAAAACATGAAAAACCCCTAGTGATCGTAGGCGGCTTCCCTCATGGAGAATTCAATAGGACGACGCTGGATTTGGCGAATGAGATTATATGTGTTGATCCGGAGATCCTTGAGACATGGATTATTGTCTCACGCATAATATATGAGTTTGAGAGAGCTATCTCGCTTCCAAAGAAGAGACTCGAAAAATGGTTTAGAGGGAAATAG
- a CDS encoding calcium-translocating P-type ATPase, PMCA-type: MWHAISDDEVLEALKTSRSGLSSEEARRRLLECGPNKLISKGGVGPLKIFLNQFKDIFVLMLIAAVLISVSMALVKPEETIEDYVDALTIGAIVVLNAIIGFIQEYRSEKAIEAMRKLTAPRATVIRDGRSIIIPAEEVVPGDILVLETGDRVAADARLIEAVELKTNEAVLTGESTPVEKSLDVLPENTPISDRRNMVFMATHIIYGRGKAVVTSTGMKTEFGKIAEIVQEMEEEETPLKAKLERFAKKLGVIVVAICVIVFILELIDIYVYGAAKAESLMDAFFTAIALAVSAVPEGLPAVVTVTLALGARELAKHNAIIRKLSSAETLGSVTVICSDKTGTLTKGEMTVRKIYVNGKIIEVTGVGYEAKGDFLQGNEKIDVKNDSDLSLLLIGSALCTNAQYDGKSIFGDSTEGALIVAAAKAGLWKEELEKVYPRIYEVPFTSERKRMTTVHKSTDGKLMVFMKGAPEIVLRCCTHVLKNGKPRRLSKRDEKRVLSVNEQMASEALRVLGVAYKELTEINLERLKDKEAPEIVESKLVFIGLLGMIDPPREEAKIANQMCQKAGIKTVMITGDHKLTAIAIAKEIGIMREGDIALTGEELDRMSDEEFEKIVENVKVYARVSPEHKLRIVRALKKRGHIVAMTGDGVNDAPALKQADIGIAMGITGTDVTKEAADMILADDNFATIVKAVEGGRTIYDNIRKFAFFLLRCNFDELFVIGTFALLGLEIPLTPGMILWINLVTDGGPAIALSQDPPAEDVMSRLPRDPREGILQGKVASILATMVTQFLGTAVLFYVAYYIWGRPLEEARTLAFVQATFQELIIVWNSRSDTKNAFRVGFTNNKYLLFAVLVSAALTALVPYFNVIFGISLFGAAPLDPQDWLLAASISLMGFLIMPEIFYNRKVLRWR; this comes from the coding sequence ATGTGGCATGCAATAAGTGACGATGAAGTGCTGGAAGCTCTAAAGACGTCACGTAGTGGGCTCAGTAGTGAGGAAGCTAGAAGGAGACTTCTGGAATGTGGTCCCAATAAGCTTATTTCAAAGGGTGGAGTAGGTCCACTAAAAATATTTCTGAATCAGTTTAAGGACATATTTGTTCTGATGCTTATAGCCGCAGTCTTGATATCGGTATCTATGGCTTTAGTCAAACCTGAAGAGACAATTGAGGATTATGTTGATGCTTTAACGATAGGCGCTATAGTTGTTTTAAACGCTATCATAGGCTTCATTCAAGAGTATCGCTCTGAAAAAGCTATTGAAGCAATGCGTAAACTAACGGCACCCAGGGCAACAGTTATCCGAGATGGAAGAAGCATAATTATACCAGCGGAAGAGGTTGTTCCGGGCGATATACTGGTGCTTGAGACTGGTGATAGGGTGGCAGCCGATGCGCGGCTAATTGAAGCTGTAGAATTAAAGACTAATGAAGCTGTTTTGACGGGTGAATCAACCCCTGTTGAGAAGAGTTTGGATGTGCTGCCAGAGAATACTCCCATAAGTGATAGGCGGAATATGGTTTTCATGGCAACACATATTATTTATGGGCGTGGGAAAGCTGTTGTTACATCAACTGGCATGAAAACAGAGTTTGGGAAAATTGCCGAGATCGTTCAAGAGATGGAAGAGGAAGAGACTCCGCTTAAAGCTAAGCTTGAAAGATTTGCGAAGAAGCTCGGAGTAATAGTTGTCGCTATTTGTGTAATTGTCTTTATACTTGAGCTTATAGACATTTATGTTTATGGTGCCGCTAAGGCTGAGAGCCTAATGGACGCATTCTTCACAGCTATCGCCTTAGCTGTCTCAGCTGTTCCAGAGGGGTTACCAGCAGTTGTAACAGTGACTTTGGCTTTGGGCGCTAGAGAACTTGCTAAACATAATGCAATAATTAGGAAATTATCGTCAGCTGAAACCCTTGGCTCTGTGACAGTTATATGCTCTGATAAGACTGGCACATTAACTAAGGGTGAAATGACAGTCCGAAAAATATATGTGAATGGCAAGATTATTGAGGTCACCGGGGTTGGCTATGAAGCAAAAGGTGACTTCCTACAAGGAAATGAGAAGATAGATGTAAAGAACGATTCGGATCTAAGTCTTCTTTTAATCGGCTCAGCATTATGCACAAACGCCCAATACGATGGTAAAAGCATATTTGGCGACTCAACTGAGGGAGCGCTAATAGTTGCGGCCGCTAAAGCTGGGTTATGGAAGGAAGAACTAGAGAAGGTTTACCCACGTATATATGAGGTTCCATTCACATCCGAGAGAAAGAGGATGACGACAGTGCACAAATCCACCGATGGAAAATTAATGGTATTCATGAAGGGCGCTCCAGAAATAGTCCTACGGTGCTGCACACATGTACTTAAGAATGGAAAGCCGAGGAGACTTAGCAAGAGAGATGAAAAGAGAGTTCTTTCTGTTAATGAGCAGATGGCAAGTGAGGCGCTAAGGGTTCTAGGCGTCGCATATAAAGAGCTGACTGAAATAAATTTGGAGAGATTGAAGGATAAAGAGGCTCCAGAGATAGTTGAAAGTAAGCTCGTCTTTATTGGCTTACTCGGCATGATCGATCCACCACGTGAGGAGGCTAAAATAGCCAATCAAATGTGCCAGAAAGCTGGGATAAAGACTGTTATGATAACAGGCGATCATAAGCTGACCGCTATAGCAATAGCAAAGGAGATCGGGATCATGCGGGAGGGCGATATTGCGTTAACTGGAGAGGAGCTTGATAGAATGAGCGATGAAGAATTTGAGAAGATAGTTGAGAATGTTAAGGTTTACGCCCGTGTGTCACCGGAGCATAAGCTACGGATAGTTAGAGCCCTGAAAAAGAGAGGTCACATAGTTGCGATGACTGGTGATGGCGTTAACGATGCGCCAGCTCTAAAGCAGGCTGATATAGGTATAGCGATGGGCATAACAGGTACGGATGTGACTAAGGAAGCCGCTGACATGATTTTGGCAGACGATAACTTCGCAACAATAGTTAAGGCAGTTGAGGGTGGAAGAACAATATATGACAATATTAGAAAGTTTGCTTTCTTCCTCCTAAGATGTAACTTTGATGAATTATTCGTCATCGGGACATTTGCCTTACTAGGTCTAGAAATCCCATTAACCCCCGGAATGATACTATGGATAAATTTAGTTACTGACGGTGGGCCAGCTATAGCTCTAAGCCAAGATCCGCCAGCTGAGGACGTTATGTCTAGGCTTCCCAGAGATCCGAGGGAGGGAATATTGCAGGGGAAAGTTGCATCTATACTTGCAACGATGGTTACGCAATTTCTTGGAACAGCAGTTTTATTTTATGTGGCCTACTATATTTGGGGGAGACCGCTTGAGGAGGCGAGAACGCTTGCTTTTGTGCAGGCAACATTTCAGGAACTCATTATAGTTTGGAACTCTCGTTCAGATACAAAGAATGCCTTTAGAGTAGGCTTCACGAACAATAAGTACCTGTTATTTGCGGTTCTAGTCTCAGCAGCCCTAACTGCATTAGTGCCATACTTTAATGTGATATTTGGCATATCACTTTTCGGTGCAGCGCCATTAGATCCGCAAGATTGGCTTCTAGCAGCGTCAATCTCGCTTATGGGCTTCCTTATAATGCCAGAAATCTTCTACAATAGAAAGGTTTTACGCTGGAGATAA
- a CDS encoding ROK family protein, which produces MAEKMAVGVDLGGTNVRVALGSKDGRILGKILEKTEKSRGPEGIIEQIIRMIHAVTAERVSLKDIEGIGIGSAGPLDIKRGCLMKPTNLPFDSVPLVKPLEDEFGLPTSLLNDCVAAVMGERYFGLGKGHDNLVYVTISTGIGGGVYVDGHLLVGKDGNAHEIGHFTIDFEGKLICGCGKRGHWEAYCSGNGVPNYSRLIIDEDNLMRIRGSQLIEYVCRKGYSALTAKTVYDCAKAGDKVAKIIVERTGILNAIGFACVVDAYDPSIITVGGSVTLNNPDLVINPIKQHISEHARNRVPEIVLTPLGEDAVLYGALASVFHRKE; this is translated from the coding sequence ATGGCTGAAAAGATGGCTGTAGGGGTGGATTTAGGTGGGACAAACGTTAGGGTTGCATTAGGAAGTAAAGATGGACGAATACTTGGGAAAATACTTGAGAAGACGGAGAAAAGTAGGGGTCCTGAAGGCATAATTGAGCAAATAATTAGAATGATCCATGCTGTGACGGCTGAAAGAGTCAGTTTAAAAGATATTGAGGGGATAGGGATAGGGTCAGCTGGACCATTAGACATTAAGAGAGGATGTCTAATGAAGCCTACAAACCTACCTTTTGATTCCGTTCCATTAGTTAAACCCTTAGAGGACGAGTTCGGCTTACCAACAAGTCTACTTAATGACTGTGTTGCAGCGGTTATGGGTGAGAGATACTTCGGTTTGGGAAAGGGCCACGATAACCTAGTTTATGTGACTATTAGTACCGGGATAGGTGGCGGAGTGTATGTTGATGGACACTTATTGGTAGGTAAGGATGGAAATGCCCATGAGATTGGACATTTCACAATAGATTTTGAGGGCAAACTTATATGTGGTTGCGGTAAGAGAGGGCACTGGGAAGCCTACTGCTCCGGCAATGGGGTACCGAACTATTCTAGGCTGATTATTGATGAGGATAATCTTATGAGAATTAGGGGAAGCCAATTAATAGAGTATGTTTGCAGAAAGGGTTACTCAGCTCTCACCGCGAAAACAGTATATGACTGCGCTAAGGCTGGCGATAAAGTAGCTAAGATAATAGTTGAGAGAACCGGGATCTTAAATGCTATAGGTTTCGCCTGCGTCGTTGATGCCTATGATCCATCAATCATAACAGTTGGCGGATCAGTAACCCTAAATAATCCAGATTTAGTCATAAACCCTATCAAACAACATATAAGTGAACATGCAAGAAACCGTGTGCCTGAGATAGTGCTCACCCCATTAGGTGAGGATGCTGTGCTTTATGGTGCCCTAGCATCAGTGTTCCACCGAAAAGAATAA
- a CDS encoding signal recognition particle protein Srp54 produces MVLEKLGSSLYESIKKIFGASVIDENIVRELIRDLQRALLQADVNVRLVLDLSKRIEERALREKVPPGIPRKEHVIKVVYEEIVRLLGEKPVPLNITPGKRNIFMLVGIQGSGKTTTAAKLARYLQKRGFKVALICADTFRAGALAQLNQLAAQINVPVYGDEKEKNPIKIVTEGIKKFEKYDAVIIDTAGRHKDEKSLMEEMVIIQEAIKPDEVIMVIDGTIGQQAAVQAKAFHEATPIGSIIVAKLDGSARGGGALSAVAATGAPIKFIGTGEKIDDLEVFDPPQFVSRLLGMGDIKGLVEKVREAELKIPEKKAKAILSGKFTLSDMYEQFEAIKNMGPFSRILKMLPGLGYELPDEVVDIAEERLKKWRVIIQSMTPEERENPNIINASRIRRIARGSGTSEGEVKELLKQYTLLRKMMKSLRRKRLPIFGRGLIKGF; encoded by the coding sequence TTGGTCCTTGAAAAGCTAGGCTCATCACTTTACGAATCCATAAAGAAGATTTTCGGGGCATCAGTTATAGACGAGAATATTGTCAGGGAACTTATACGTGATTTACAGCGGGCGCTTTTGCAGGCAGATGTGAATGTCAGACTTGTGCTTGACTTATCAAAGAGAATCGAGGAGAGAGCATTAAGGGAGAAGGTTCCTCCCGGTATACCGCGAAAGGAGCATGTTATTAAAGTTGTTTATGAGGAAATTGTCCGTTTACTGGGCGAGAAACCAGTCCCATTAAATATCACGCCAGGCAAAAGAAATATCTTCATGCTTGTAGGGATACAAGGCTCTGGAAAGACCACGACCGCTGCGAAGCTTGCAAGATATTTGCAGAAAAGGGGATTTAAAGTGGCACTTATATGCGCTGATACATTTAGGGCTGGAGCGTTAGCGCAGCTAAACCAGTTGGCTGCGCAAATAAATGTTCCAGTATATGGCGATGAGAAGGAGAAGAACCCAATTAAAATCGTGACGGAGGGCATAAAGAAATTCGAGAAATATGATGCCGTGATAATTGATACTGCTGGCAGGCATAAAGATGAAAAAAGTTTGATGGAAGAAATGGTAATAATTCAGGAGGCAATAAAACCTGATGAAGTTATAATGGTTATTGATGGAACAATTGGGCAACAGGCGGCTGTGCAAGCTAAAGCCTTCCACGAAGCAACACCTATAGGTTCAATAATAGTTGCGAAGCTAGATGGTTCAGCGAGGGGTGGAGGGGCTCTTTCAGCAGTTGCAGCAACAGGTGCACCAATAAAATTCATAGGAACCGGAGAAAAGATTGATGATTTAGAGGTTTTTGATCCACCGCAATTCGTTAGTAGGCTTCTCGGAATGGGTGACATAAAGGGCCTAGTTGAAAAGGTTAGGGAGGCAGAGCTAAAGATACCGGAGAAGAAGGCTAAAGCCATATTAAGCGGTAAATTCACGCTTTCAGACATGTATGAACAGTTTGAAGCAATAAAAAATATGGGTCCCTTCAGCCGCATTCTTAAAATGCTCCCAGGATTAGGTTACGAGTTGCCGGATGAGGTTGTTGACATTGCTGAGGAGCGATTGAAGAAATGGCGTGTGATAATTCAATCAATGACCCCCGAGGAGCGGGAGAATCCGAATATAATAAATGCCTCTAGGATAAGGCGTATAGCTAGGGGGTCGGGTACGAGCGAGGGAGAGGTTAAAGAACTGCTTAAGCAATATACACTATTACGTAAGATGATGAAGTCCCTCAGAAGAAAGAGACTGCCAATATTTGGAAGGGGATTAATTAAGGGTTTCTAG
- the ltaE gene encoding low-specificity L-threonine aldolase: MVGTKKGDIIDLRSDTVTLPTEEMLEAIKNAELGDDVYGEDPTVNRLEELAAKKMGKEAALLVPSGTMANLLSLMSNTKRGDCVILEAESHIYWYEVGGLSAIAGLIPWPIKGYMGALDPKDVEAAIRPKNIHFPETTLVCIENTHNRAGGTIIMPQQIKALSKVTREYGLKLYMDGARIFNAAVALKVDVREFTRHVDNLMFCLSKGLSCPIGSVIVGDSDFIERARKIRKMLGGGMRQAGIIAAPGIIALEKMIDRLEEDHRNARVLAEGIAKIGGLYVDLKRVQTNIVLVDVSGLGIDSDKFIAKLKERRLLASNHSRTIIRMVTHRGIEREHIEKALTIIEDVVKELRAKN, from the coding sequence ATGGTTGGAACTAAAAAAGGAGATATAATTGATTTGAGAAGCGATACAGTTACGCTGCCAACGGAGGAGATGCTCGAAGCTATAAAGAATGCTGAGTTGGGGGATGATGTCTATGGGGAGGATCCAACAGTTAATAGGCTTGAGGAGTTGGCTGCTAAAAAGATGGGGAAAGAGGCTGCCCTACTTGTTCCAAGCGGAACAATGGCTAACCTACTATCGCTCATGAGCAATACTAAGAGGGGTGACTGCGTAATCTTAGAGGCTGAATCACATATATACTGGTATGAAGTTGGCGGTCTCTCGGCAATCGCTGGTTTAATACCATGGCCAATAAAGGGTTATATGGGTGCATTAGATCCTAAGGATGTTGAGGCAGCTATAAGACCAAAAAATATACATTTTCCAGAGACAACTCTCGTCTGTATTGAGAATACGCATAATAGAGCTGGCGGTACAATAATTATGCCACAGCAGATTAAAGCCTTAAGCAAGGTTACAAGAGAGTATGGATTGAAACTTTATATGGATGGTGCAAGAATATTTAATGCCGCCGTAGCCTTAAAGGTTGATGTAAGAGAATTCACGCGGCACGTTGATAATTTAATGTTCTGCTTATCTAAGGGGCTTAGCTGTCCAATAGGCTCAGTTATAGTTGGCGACAGCGATTTTATTGAGAGAGCTAGAAAGATTAGGAAGATGCTGGGAGGAGGAATGCGTCAGGCGGGTATAATTGCAGCCCCGGGCATAATAGCCCTAGAGAAAATGATAGATAGGTTAGAGGAGGACCATAGGAACGCTAGGGTCCTAGCTGAGGGAATAGCAAAGATTGGGGGGTTATATGTGGACTTAAAGAGGGTTCAGACAAATATTGTCTTAGTTGATGTCAGCGGTCTAGGGATAGACTCTGATAAGTTTATAGCTAAGCTTAAGGAGCGCAGGCTTTTAGCATCGAATCATAGTAGGACTATTATTAGAATGGTAACACATCGCGGTATTGAAAGAGAGCATATTGAGAAGGCATTAACCATAATTGAGGATGTCGTAAAAGAATTGAGGGCTAAAAATTAA
- a CDS encoding translation initiation factor IF-5A, producing MSKPVDVGDLKEGSYVIIDNEPCHIVEVTKSKPGKHGSAKARVVALGIFDGVKRSFVKPVDAKVDVPIIEKRSGQVIAVLSNSVQLMDLETYEVFETSLPQEEDVKSKLANGVEVEYWRIMGRTKIMRVKGG from the coding sequence ATGAGTAAACCTGTGGATGTTGGTGATCTAAAAGAGGGTTCATACGTTATTATTGATAATGAACCATGCCATATAGTTGAGGTAACCAAGTCTAAGCCCGGTAAACATGGCTCAGCTAAGGCTAGGGTTGTAGCCTTAGGTATATTTGATGGGGTCAAAAGGAGTTTCGTTAAACCAGTTGACGCAAAAGTTGATGTGCCAATAATTGAGAAAAGAAGCGGGCAGGTGATAGCGGTTCTGTCAAATAGTGTTCAACTAATGGATTTAGAGACATACGAAGTCTTCGAAACGTCTCTGCCTCAGGAGGAAGATGTAAAGTCTAAGCTGGCTAATGGGGTAGAGGTTGAATACTGGCGGATAATGGGTAGAACAAAGATTATGCGTGTTAAAGGAGGCTAA